The Salvelinus alpinus chromosome 3, SLU_Salpinus.1, whole genome shotgun sequence genome segment CCATTGCTGTGGCAAATGAGTGGGATACTCAGAAAGACACGCTCAAGTTCTACAGCATGCATATGGTATGACCTTTTACTTTAGTTACTTATTTTGTTTGATGCTTCATGTTGGCTGTATCTGGAATGACACACTGTACCCCAAACAGGGCACTACTTTCATTAGCTATTTTGACTTGGGCACTGATTTAAAACTAAtgggggaaaagggtgccatttgagatttgttctctctcctacTTCAGACCACTCTCTGCAACACAGCCCTCGATAACCCTACATTCCGCAGCAAGGACCAAATAATCACCGCTGCCCTGAAGTATCTGGAGACTGACACAATTTGGTATGCAGATGTCTTCGTAGTAGCATAGGGTTTTAGTTTCTGGTGAATAAAAGTAACCTGCCTAACAAAGGACCAATATGATACACAGGTTCTCTCCATCAGATCATTAATGTGTGTGATTTTGTAGGAATTATAACTCTGTGATTATGTTGTCTCCTTGTAGTTACAGAGTTGAGGAGCCTCCAACTTTAGTGGAGCTTCAGAATAATGAATGGGACCCTGTGCTGAACTGGATTGAAGACAGGTTAATTTCACTTTAACATGATCATTGACTCATTTGCTGTGAGTTACCTTACTAGAAGTTCCATGGACATGTCTACTTATTTGCATGTCATCTTCAGCAAAGGAGGAAAACAGATTTGTAGCATTGTCTTGAGAGTACTTGAATTAATGTTTTCCTCTTGCAGGTACAACGTAGTCATTGGCTCTTCTACCAATATACTGGGGCCAGAGATCCCACAGGCAACGATGGATACTTTTCGCCAGCACCTGGGTTCCTATAACTTCTGGTCCATGACAGGTAAAAACAACTAAAAGCGTAATTAGAGATACTCCCATCCTGTGCACATGTGCAAATTCTGAACTGTGTGGGTGCTAAAGGAATCAGCCTCTTGCCTAGACCAATGGAGAGAGAACCCTCAGAAGTTGCACCGCTGTTCATGATCACATCATATTGCTGAGTCTCTTAGTTAAATAGAGAGTACACGACTGCACTAATACTATTTGCGTGTCCTCTGTGTGTAGGACTGGAGTATGTGATCACCCAGCTGAAGTCTGTGGTGCTGGCATTTGCATTGATTGACAAACACATTACAGTGGAGCAGGCCGTGCTGCTGTCACGACTAGAGGAGGAGTTCCAGGTATGAACTCGCCACAGAATCAATGCATATACAGATTAGAAAAGCATCTTGGCTATGTATTCAATCTCcttgtctgtttctgtcttcctctcttacTAACGATTTATTTtcccctcactctctttcccctTCACAGATCGGGCATTGGGGAAATGTAGAGTGGGCTCATGATGTTGACCTGTATGAGCTGAGAGCACGTACAGCAGCAGGGGCTCTGTTTGTACATTTCTCCTCTGAGAGTTCAACGGTCAAACGCAAACTCATGCAAGACTAAGGAGGCCCTTCGGCGCTTCCCTGAGTCAAACATACAAGCTCAGACAGCACTCTAAGAGCAAAGACAACAAAGGCAGTGTACTGGCCTCTGACTGGGAAGAAATCCCAACTCCTTAGGACTTGAATTTATCTCTGGTGTTGTCCTTGGCGGAACAAAAACACGTATTTTTATCTGCACAGGTCCGTGACATAATCTGCCTTTTATAAAACGTCCTGTGATGATTCATTTCAGTAAAGAGGAACCGTCTCCTCTGCAACTCCTTCCCTATAAAGTACAGCCAAGTATGATGATCATCTCTTCTACATGTGTTTTGaatcactaaccaggtttccatccaacctttttatgggAGTAAAGTACATGTGGGACAAAAATATCATGGCAGGCTTGATGGAAACAGAACATTTGTCTGCAAACTTtacaaatgtcgacaaaacacaATATGATAGACAAGTTGGGCTCTTTTTGTATCGGTCAAATTAATTACATGAGAAACGTTGGTGGAAATTATTTTAAGTATCGATGTAAACTTGGAGTCGGCTGATAACATGTGTGGTTCTCCCACTATGACTAGTCTGGAAAGTATTCaccgtttgggaaccactgtattgggctacagattaaataaagtGTAAGGTGATCAACTCAATTGATgcccctttccaataaatatagagggtcttattctggtgacatgatcatcgatgcttggctgctgttTGACACAAAATAATCTCGTTtgctagagcgcacgtgccaataccagagtgggcacactcgCTATATAACACATTGTTTTGTGAGAGacccatcagtagagttgaaaatgcgattgAAATCCATTTAACTTGTTTTtgttattcggtacatgggaatttaacgcAACGGGTAGGTGCGTTACGTCATCACGCATCTACGTCATTGATGGAACCACATCTCGGTGGGAAAATGCGTATTTTGTTCTTATGCAGATTTTTTATATATTCCCATGAAAATCTGTccccaattggatggaaacctagctagtacCTCAGTCATCAGTGACTTTTTGGAACATCGGATGTTTTTATGGAAACAGTAAGTGTTACCCTCTGTCTGTTTCAGCCCAGACTTCTCACCCACTCCCACTGTATTTATTATGTGGTGACTAGCTTGTACAAAGTTTACTCTTTTGCTTCAGTAAAAATTTAATAAATCTATCAATGGGTCAAACTGACTAAAGTATGTTTGTTACATGCACAGCAGGGACATACATCACCAGCTTTTTGGCCTAACAACTTTGCATCAAACCCTAAATGCATTAGAAtaaaaatgacatggaaacactttttgtatttttttgttagAAAACATTTTGAAATCCTATTGTAAATTCATTGAATTATTGTCTTGTTGATGTGAGAATGTAAACATATGTAATGTAAACATACTTTCTCAAGGGTTTACATTGGATTGTGTCCACTGCACAGATTGTAAAATCCTATTCAGttggaaaaaaactaaaacaaaaatgAGTAGGTTTTATTGTTGGTTGTCATTTATTTACAATAATAATGTAAAGATGACGTTAATGTTGCTCAATCAGATTGACATGCTAGATGCAGCTGATTGCTCGAAGGGCGGGGCTTACTTGTGCCTTTCCCATGAACTGGTGACTTCGTACAAATTGTTTGTTGTCGATCAAGATGGAGTTCCTTTTGGGAAATCCATACAGCACTCCTGTGGGACATTGCATTGgtaagtatttttttaaataaactgtGATTGAAAGGAAACGTCAGATAATCGTGGTTCACGTTCTTGAATCGCACTGACATTTGATTCTTGCTATCGTCTTTAAGCTCTTTGGCTATCGACCCACTTATTAGCCGCGACGCTATATGCCTGGCTGACTTGCTATTATTTTGGTTATTTGCAGGCTGTTTGGAAATAAAGATGTTAACTAGCTATGTGTATATACTCATAAACAATAGTTGGTGGTAATCTTGCTAGTTCGTGGTGGGGATCTGGAACAGTATGTTGTATCGCTAGCCTGCTATAACTAACGTCAACTATCTTGTATTCATTCCCACTACTAAACTAGCTAGTTACCAACCAAGCTAGCTAGGTTACAGTCTGTACTGTATCTGGTTGCGCTAACTGGCTTACTAGCGAATGattgtagctggctagctagctattcgATTGAACCATGTCTGTCGTTTGCCATACATTTGACAACTGATACAACTGGATTACTGACCTGGGCGCAGCTGTCCTAAACCGCAATAACCAGTCCTCCCCAGTACGAGTGTGGGCAACTAGCTAGTTAGCACTACCTGTCTGTTCCACAGAATAGAGTTGACAGTGGTTGTGAGCCAATTAGCTAGCTGACAAGTTAGTATGTGATCATTACAATTCTACTGCTCTGACAAGAGGAAATGTAATGTTCTGTCTTCTTTAGAGAGAGCCACTGATGGCTCCCTTCAGAGTGAGGACTGGACCCTCAATATGGAAATATGTGACATCATAAATGAAACTGAGGATGGGTAAGTAGAAAATAGCTTTCTAACTAGGCCAATGAATAATATGAAGTCAAAACACATTTTACACCTCTTCTGGAGCTGTGTGAAGTTGGACTCAATTTGTCCCTAGTGACTTACATGTGAATATGACCATGCTTTCTTGGTGAAGATCTCTGTCTTTGTTTGCCGCTTATCAAATACTTGTCTTATCAGAAGCAGTAATGGACTTGAGGATGGATTTGCTCCAAGTGCTCTTCTACTATCTAAGGCTTGGATGGCAATCTGGTCCATTAACCTTGTTTGTGAAAATGTTGAAAGCCATTGCCTGTTTCTGTTTGATAAATGGGAAGTTAGGGTATGTTGATTTGCCCCTACTCCCAGTTTATCTCAAAGTATGACATCAGTTTGATAAAGCCCTATATCAATAATTCAAGGGAAGGCCACACCTACCTATCACAGTACCATTGATTTGTTATCTGCATTATAGTGTAACCTAAACCAGAGCACTCTATTAGACCATGTAAGTAAAACATTGAGTGTTAAAGGGTTTAAGTAAAGTGTTACTAACATTATTTCAGTCAACATGGAGAAATTATGTTTGGTGGTGCTGTTACTACATTGTTACTACACAGTAGACTATATGTTTTGTGTATCATGCACATCATGtttctgtctcctccctctctgaccctgtgctctgctctgtgtgttgttgctgcAGGCCCAAGGATGCTATCAGGGCCATGAAGAAGAGGCTGAACGGAAACAAGAACTACAGGGAGGTGATGCTGGCACTGACCGTCCTGGAGACATGTGTGAAGAACTGTGGGCATCGTTTTCATGCCCTCATCACCAGCAGGGACTTCATAGACGGTGTGCTTGTGAAAATCATCTCTCCCAAAAACAACCCTCCCACTATTGTGCAAGACAAAGTGCTCACCCTGATCCAGGTAAAGGATCACACACACTTGTGTGAATGTGTATGCATGACATGTTTTCCTTTATATTTGACGACTTGAGTGATGGCATTAATAGAACCAGCTTTCATTGAGTATTCTGACAGAATTGTCTGAGGAGATGATGATAGTTTGTCCTTGGGAAAATGGGAGTCATTTGAGGAAGTATACTGTATGTCAAGTGCTTTgagaatgtactgtacagtataggcTACATACTGAGGCAGTGGAGGAGGGTGTTTGGTTACATGTAGCTGCAGTGTTAACCAGGCAGGGTCTTGCTGGTGTGCTACCTGCAGCCAGGCCACTGGTTCTCTGTTTACTGTGGGGATCTCGGGTAACCCTGGCCGATTACCTCAGGTGGCTTCTTGTTTCCCGCTGACATGGTGGCTGTTGATGTCTGCTAGAGCACACAGACCTGACAGCAATATCATCTTGTACAAGTACTGTAACACATAACAGAGACCTGACAGCAATGAACTGAATGGTTTCTCACCAGACCTCGTGCAAGTGTTATATTACAAACACAGCACAGTTTTCTCACAAAGATGTATGTGtaatgatcaatcaatcaattttattttatatagcccttcgtacatcagctaatatctcgaagtgctgtacagacacccagcctaaaaccccaaacagctagtaatgcaggtgtagaagcacggtggctaggaaaaactccctagaaaggccaaaacctaggaagaaacctagagaggaaccaggctatgaggggtggccagtcctcttctggctgtgccgggtggagattataacagaactatgccaagatgttcaaaaatgttcataagtgacaagcatggtcaaataataatcatgaataattttcagttggcttttcatagccgatcatcaagagttgaaaaacaacaggtctgggacaggtggcggttccataaccgcaggcagaacagctgaaactggaatagcagcaaggccaggcggactggggacagcaaggagtcaccacgggcggcagtcccgacgcatggtcctagggcccaggtcctccgagagaaagaaagagagaaggagaaaattagagagagccaagattttcaaaatttccataaatgacaagcatggtcaaataataatcaggaataaatctcagttggcttttcatagccgatcattaagagttgaaaacagcaggtctgggacaggtaggggttccataaccgcaggcagaacagttgaaactggaatagcagcaaggccaggcggactggggacagcaaggagtcaccacggccggtagtcccgacgtatggtcctagggctcaggtcctccgagagaaagaaagagagaaggagaaaattagagagagccaagattttcaaaatgttcataaatgacaagcatggtcaaataataatcaggaataaatctcagttggcttttcatagccgatcattaagagttgaaaacagcaggtctgggacaggtaggggttccgtaaccgcaggcagaacagttgaaactggaatagcagcaaggccaggcggactggggacagcaaggtgtcatcatgcccggtagtcctgacgtatggtcctagggctcaggttctcagagagaaagagagaacgagagaattagagagagcatacttaaattcacacaggacactggataagacaggagaagtactccaggtaaccaactgaccctagccccccgacacaaactactgcagcataaatactggaggctgagacaggagcggtcaggagacactgtggccccatccgaagaaacccccggacagggccaaataggaaggatataaccccacccactttgccaaagcac includes the following:
- the LOC139571350 gene encoding ATP synthase mitochondrial F1 complex assembly factor 2-like isoform X1, with protein sequence MQVLNPTWIGKTCLLITLVTDTMLRNLVRLHSRVGHALSPPIVYPRSQALNLPLPLLSVNSKYYSIITERKKFYKDVSISHGEAGGMFEINLDQRKMKTPGGKLFTAPNEALAIAVANEWDTQKDTLKFYSMHMTTLCNTALDNPTFRSKDQIITAALKYLETDTICYRVEEPPTLVELQNNEWDPVLNWIEDRYNVVIGSSTNILGPEIPQATMDTFRQHLGSYNFWSMTGLEYVITQLKSVVLAFALIDKHITVEQAVLLSRLEEEFQIGHWGNVEWAHDVDLYELRARTAAGALFVHFSSESSTVKRKLMQD
- the LOC139571350 gene encoding ATP synthase mitochondrial F1 complex assembly factor 2-like isoform X2, whose amino-acid sequence is MQVLNPTWIGKTCLLITLVTDTMLRNLVRLHSRVGHALSPPIVYPRSQALNLPLPLLSVNSKYYSIITERKKFYKDVSISHGEGGMFEINLDQRKMKTPGGKLFTAPNEALAIAVANEWDTQKDTLKFYSMHMTTLCNTALDNPTFRSKDQIITAALKYLETDTICYRVEEPPTLVELQNNEWDPVLNWIEDRYNVVIGSSTNILGPEIPQATMDTFRQHLGSYNFWSMTGLEYVITQLKSVVLAFALIDKHITVEQAVLLSRLEEEFQIGHWGNVEWAHDVDLYELRARTAAGALFVHFSSESSTVKRKLMQD